The genome window TTAGAATAGCTAACAGTTTAGAAAGTTAAAAGGTTCTATTTCATAATAGTTGCTTACTTAAGTCTAAACCAGTATATTCAAGAAAATGTTGTCAAAAAATCAACTAAAATTTGTTAACTCCCTAAAACAGAAAAAGAACAGGGATGATCTTGGCTTATTCATTGCAGAAGGAGAAAAGTTAGCTGCTGAGATTTTAAAATCTATGATTTCAGTTAAGCACGTTTTTGCCACTGCTAAATGGATTGCAGAGAACCCCTCTGTTAATTCTGTAATTTTAGTAAGTAACGATGAATTAAACAAGATAAGTGAGCTTTCAACTCCAAACTCTGTTTTGTTGGTATGTGAGATGCCTAAATCTAATTTGGATATACCTAAGTTGAAAGGTAAATTGGTAATTGCGCTGGACGATATTCGTGACCCAGGAAATATGGGAACTATTATTAGAACAGCCGATTGGTTTGGAATTAAAACAATAATCTGCTCATTAAATTGTGTAGATGTCTATAACCCCAAAACAGTGCAATCTACAATGGGCTCGATTACTAGAGTGCATGTAAGTTATCAGCACTTGAATGATTTTATTGGAGAGTATAAAAGTTTGGATGAGCCTATCTATGGAGCTGTTTTGGGAGGGAAAAATATATATGAACAAGACCTACAAAAATCCGGACTAATTGTTATTGGAAACGAATCGAAAGGTATTTCGGATGAATTGCAAAAAACACTTACTTTTCCAGTAAGTATTCCATCTTATAATTCAGGCGCTGCAAAAGCGGAATCGCTTAACGCTGCAATTGCAACAGCCATCTTATGTGCAGAATTTATGCGCAGATTTCCAATTGAGTTATAATTAATGCAAATCAGCCTATCAACAAAGAAGCTGACAGGCTGATTACCATTTCAATTTTTACTACTTTAAGTACGTGTATAGTTGGTCTTTTATGTGCACTCTTTTTTTTCGTAATTCTGTTAAATGATCATCTGTTGTTTTTTCCGCATCGGTCTCTATTCGATGAATATGATGATCTACCTCATGGTATTCGTCAAATAGCTTTCTAAAGTGATTGTCTGATACTTTTAAATCATGAATTTTTTGTTTGTGTTGAGGGAATTCGTGCAATAAATCGTGCTTTTCCATAATTGATTGTTGTTTTAAGCAAATCTATATGGTAAGTCCGAAGCAAATTATGATTAGGGTCATCTAGTCATACGATTTTAATCATAGCAACTTTTTAGGTTTTACTTGTATAAAGCAATGATTTTAGTATTCACCTCTAGTGTTAAATATTATTTAACTTAGCGACCTTGTAATTCTTGTTATGACTACACCACTCCTTCTTTTTTTTCGCTTTATACTCTTCATTCTTTTTTTGCTAGTTATAGACTGGTATGTTTTTCGAGGATTCAAAACAGCCTTGAGTAGCATGCAAAATGATAGACTTAAGCTTTTTATCTTTTATGGCTTTTGGACAATAAATATTGCTTTTATTGCACTTGTTGTTTTTGGGATTTTAAATTTTTCCAGAAACACAGAACCTTCAGGAAGGTTGTTTTTTTTGGTAGGCTCTTTTTTTATTCTTTTAACGGTTCCTAAATTAATTATTACACTTTTTTTGCTTACCGAAGATGTGGTGCGAATTTTTAGAGCTGCAGTGCTTTGGACAATGAATACATTTATTTATAGAAGTGTTGAAAATAAGGGGATTTGGATGGCACGCAGAGAATTTATAAGCCAATTGAGCATTGTAATAGCCGCTATTCCTTTTGTTGGAATTATTCATGGAATTTTAAAAGGACGCTACAAATACACTGTTCATAAGGTAACGCTTACATTTAAGGATTTACCTGATGCATTTCATGGATTTAAAATTACTCAACTATCCGATATACATGCCGGAAGTTTTGATAATTACGAAGCGGTAAAAAAAGGGGGTGAATTGGCAAATGCGCAAAAGTCGGATATGGTTGTTTTTACGGGAGATTTAGTCAATAATTTTGCACACGAAATAAAACCATGGATAGATTTATTTAAAACATTAGATGCTCCATTTGGAAAGTATTCGATAACAGGAAATCATGATTATGCGGATTATGTAGAGTGGAAAACGTTGGACGAGAAGCGAGCTAATTTTAATGCACTTTTAAGTGCACATGCCGAAATGGGTTTTAAAATATTGCTGAACGAGAATATTTCTGTAACCAAGAATGGACAATCCATACGGCTTATTGGCATAGAAAATTGGGGGGCTGGAGGTTTTGCTAAATATGGAGATTTTGAAAAATCGCTGGAAGGAGTTATTCCGGCAGAGTTTAAAATACTTCTTTCGCACGACCCATCCCATTGGGAAAATCAAGTACTTAATCATAAACAACATATACATTTAGCACTTGCAGGTCATACACACGGTATGCAGTTTGGCATTGAAATTCCGGGAATAAAATGGAGCCCTGTTAAATATAGATATCCTAGGTGGGCAGGATTGTATGAAGAAAAAAGCAAATACTTATACGTAAACAGAGGATTTGGATTTATTGGATTCCCCGGCAGAGTTGGCATTTGGCCAGAGGTAACTGTAATTGAATTACAAAAAGGCTAATTCAATTCTGTGCACCTACTTTCTTGCGTAAAATTCTTTTTCTAGTAATTCTGGCTTATTTACCGTGTTTTTAAGCCATTCTAGCATAATTACCTTTTGTTCATCTTCTGACAAGTGCCAGTTAAGTTCAGATTTGTGCAATCGCTTTGTTAGTTCATACATAATGAGAGCAGCAGAAACAGAAATATTAAAACTCTCTGTAAAACCAAACATTGGGATGGTAATAAATTCATCCGCCTCCTCCATTACTTGACTTGTTATTCCATCAATTTCTGTGCCGAATACCAATGCAATTTTTTTATCAATGGGAAGCGTATCTAACTTGTAACTGCTCTTGTGCGGAGAAGTTGCTACAATAGTGTAGCCTTTGCTTTTCAAATGCTGTAAGCATTCTTTAGTAGGATTTTCAGGGCTCCTGTATTTATGCATATTTATCCATTTGTAAGCTCCCATAGCCACATCCGGATTAATGGTGTATTTGTTTCTTTGCTCAATGATATGTACATCTTGAATACCAAAGCAGTCGCATGATCTAAGCACAGCGCTCGCATTGTGCGATTGATAAATATCCTCAAGTACTACAGTAATATGCCTCGTTCTGTTTGCAATTACTTCGTTGAACCGCTGCAAGCGAGATTCCGAAACAAACTCCGAAAAAAAAGAAATAAGTTGATCTAAATTAGTTGTGCTTTCCATTGGATAATGCCGCTAGGTTAGCAATTCTATAAAGTAAACGTGCACCAACGTTTGCATCCCACTCATCTTTGCTTGGTGACACTTCGTTTATATCGAACGAAATAATTTTTTTGCCTGCATCAACTAATTTCTCAATAAGATAAACAGCTTGTTCAAATTCAAATCCTCCGGCCACCGGAGTGCCTGTATTTGGGCATAATTTAGGGTCAAGACCATCAATATCAAAACTGATATATATAAGCTCCGGTAGTTGCTTTATGATATCTGTACAAATTGCATTCCAGGTTTTTCCTTTGTATTGTGCGTGCTTTATATCTTTATCAAAATATGTTTTTACTCTTCCTTTGGAATTATTAATAATGTTTACTTCGTCCTCACAATAGTCTCTAATACCTACTTGCACTAGCTTTGAAATATTTTTAATTTTCAACGCATTGAACATAATGGAAGCATGTGAGTAGGTAAAACCTTCGTATGCATCGCGTAAATCGGCATGTGCATCAATTTGCAATATGGCAAACGATTTGTGTTTTTCACTCAATGCCTGCATTAGTCCAAGCGGTGTGCTATGGTCGCCACCTACAAGCCCAACAATTTTATTTTTTGTTAAAAACGATTTACTTTTGCTTTTTACATATGCATTCATTTTTTCGCACTCCGCATTCACTTCTTTTTGAATAGCATGTTGTTGTTTCGTTACCTTTCCGGCTTCTAATGCGCGAATAAAGGCTTCTGCTTTTTTTCGTAGATTTTTACTTTTGGTTTTTAATTCTTTAGGCATTGTATCCATTGCATAGCCTATCTTCCAAGCATCTTTTACCTTTGGGTCGAATAGGTCAACTTGGAAAGATGCATCAAAAATGGCTTCCGGACCATTTACGGTTCCTCCGCCATAAGATACAGTAACCTCCCATGGCACGGGTAAGAAAACAATTTCTGCCTCATTAGTTGTATATGGCAATCCAAATATATTGTTGTTTCTATCTCCTAAATCATTAGGGTCGAAATTCTTTATTTTATCTTGTTTTGATGTCATGTTATTCAAATTATGTAACTGGCGGCAAAATTAGAACTATTTAAGTGCGAATAAAATTTTAGCTTCAAATTTTCGTTTTTAGGATGCAATGATTTTTGTCTAGTTTTACACCCATATTAATTACTTTGAAAAAAACAGACTATTTACGTAGAATTTATGTTGTTTTGTTAGCAACGTGCTTATCCTATTCTATTTGGAGTCAAGAGCACACAGGTTACTACCAAGATAATTTTTTACGCTATGCCGATTATGTATATAAGCCCAATATCAAAACAGTATTATTGAATTACAATGGTGTTGTTGTGCCTGATATTAAAAGCTTTGGCGATATTAGAGAGTTTCAACAAACAGCCATAAACTTTACAATTCCTGTAGTACTTCTTAATTCTGACAAACAATTAAAATTAAGTTTTGATGATTTCGATTTAGGAATAAAAAATTTCAACTACACCCTAGTGCATTGCGATGCATACTGGAATCCATCTAGCCTTCAGCCGAATGAATATCTAGACGGATTTTTCGAAAACAACAT of Bacteroidota bacterium contains these proteins:
- a CDS encoding RNA methyltransferase, translated to MLSKNQLKFVNSLKQKKNRDDLGLFIAEGEKLAAEILKSMISVKHVFATAKWIAENPSVNSVILVSNDELNKISELSTPNSVLLVCEMPKSNLDIPKLKGKLVIALDDIRDPGNMGTIIRTADWFGIKTIICSLNCVDVYNPKTVQSTMGSITRVHVSYQHLNDFIGEYKSLDEPIYGAVLGGKNIYEQDLQKSGLIVIGNESKGISDELQKTLTFPVSIPSYNSGAAKAESLNAAIATAILCAEFMRRFPIEL
- a CDS encoding DUF465 domain-containing protein; this encodes MEKHDLLHEFPQHKQKIHDLKVSDNHFRKLFDEYHEVDHHIHRIETDAEKTTDDHLTELRKKRVHIKDQLYTYLK
- a CDS encoding metallophosphoesterase; the protein is MTTPLLLFFRFILFILFLLVIDWYVFRGFKTALSSMQNDRLKLFIFYGFWTINIAFIALVVFGILNFSRNTEPSGRLFFLVGSFFILLTVPKLIITLFLLTEDVVRIFRAAVLWTMNTFIYRSVENKGIWMARREFISQLSIVIAAIPFVGIIHGILKGRYKYTVHKVTLTFKDLPDAFHGFKITQLSDIHAGSFDNYEAVKKGGELANAQKSDMVVFTGDLVNNFAHEIKPWIDLFKTLDAPFGKYSITGNHDYADYVEWKTLDEKRANFNALLSAHAEMGFKILLNENISVTKNGQSIRLIGIENWGAGGFAKYGDFEKSLEGVIPAEFKILLSHDPSHWENQVLNHKQHIHLALAGHTHGMQFGIEIPGIKWSPVKYRYPRWAGLYEEKSKYLYVNRGFGFIGFPGRVGIWPEVTVIELQKG
- a CDS encoding RNA methyltransferase, which produces MESTTNLDQLISFFSEFVSESRLQRFNEVIANRTRHITVVLEDIYQSHNASAVLRSCDCFGIQDVHIIEQRNKYTINPDVAMGAYKWINMHKYRSPENPTKECLQHLKSKGYTIVATSPHKSSYKLDTLPIDKKIALVFGTEIDGITSQVMEEADEFITIPMFGFTESFNISVSAALIMYELTKRLHKSELNWHLSEDEQKVIMLEWLKNTVNKPELLEKEFYARK
- a CDS encoding agmatinase family protein, translating into MTSKQDKIKNFDPNDLGDRNNNIFGLPYTTNEAEIVFLPVPWEVTVSYGGGTVNGPEAIFDASFQVDLFDPKVKDAWKIGYAMDTMPKELKTKSKNLRKKAEAFIRALEAGKVTKQQHAIQKEVNAECEKMNAYVKSKSKSFLTKNKIVGLVGGDHSTPLGLMQALSEKHKSFAILQIDAHADLRDAYEGFTYSHASIMFNALKIKNISKLVQVGIRDYCEDEVNIINNSKGRVKTYFDKDIKHAQYKGKTWNAICTDIIKQLPELIYISFDIDGLDPKLCPNTGTPVAGGFEFEQAVYLIEKLVDAGKKIISFDINEVSPSKDEWDANVGARLLYRIANLAALSNGKHN